The Apium graveolens cultivar Ventura chromosome 10, ASM990537v1, whole genome shotgun sequence nucleotide sequence CAGAGGCAGTTATCAGCCAAGCCCTTCAAACAGGAGGTGGACCTAATGTGTCCGATGCATACACGATCAATGGCTTCCCGGGACCATTGTACAATTGTTCTGCTAATGGTATATTTAGTGCTATTTTCCTTTTAAAATGAATTGACTGCTGATTACTCACTTCTAATTTTTGTTGTTGGAATTCAGAAACATTTAAGCTGAAAGTGAAGCCTGGGAAAACATATCTTCTTCGTATTATCAACTCTGCACTCAATGATGATCTCTTTTTCAGTATAGCAAATCACACCTTGACAGTAGTTGAAGCGGATGCAGTTTATGTCAAGCCATTCCAAACTGATATCCTCTTCATTACGCCAGGCCAAACTACTAATGTTCTTCTCAAAACAAAGCCTCTTTCTCACAACGCCACTACTTTCTTTATGTCTGCGAGACCATATGTTACTGGCCAAGGAACATTTGACAACTCAACGGTAGCTGGAATCCTCCAATACGAAAATGCCTCTTCTAATAACACAAATCTTCCTTTTCCTACTTTTCCTCCAATCAATGGAACATCATTTGTTGCCAATTTTAGCAACAAATTTCGTAGTTTAGCTAATTCACAATATCCAGCAAATGTTCCTCAAACTGTCGACAAACATTTTTTCTTCACAGTAGGCCTAGGAACACACCCCTGCCCCAAAAACCAAACCTGTCAAGGACCAAACAATAGTTCTAAATTTGCCGCCTCAATAAACAACATCTCTTTGGTTCTGCCTACAACTGCATTTCTCCAAGCATACTTCTTTGGGAAATCTAATGGCGTTTACACTACTGATTTTCCTACGACTCCTCTCATGCCATTCAATTACACCGGAACTCCCCCTAATAACACCGTAGTGACTAATGGTACAAAGTTGGTTGTGCTGCCATATAACACTACTGTGGAGCTGGTGATGCAAGATACTAGTATTCTTGGTGCTGAAAGCCATCCACTccatcttcacggctttaacttCTTTATAGTAGGCCAAGGTTTCGGAAATTATGATGCTAAGAAAGATCCTGCCAAGTTCAACCTCATTGATCCTGTCGAAAGAAATACTGTTGGTGTGCCTTCTGGTGGATGGGTTGTCATCCGTTTTCGGGCCGATAACCCTGGTGAGTACTATTACCTAGTTCATTTACTACACAATTTTAGTTTGGGCAGATAGGTTTAACCTATAAGTCTTGATCAAATAACAGGGGTTTGGTTCATGCACTGTCATTTCGACGTCCATTTGAGCTGGGGATTAAGGACGGCATGGGTCGTTTTAGATGGAAAGCTGCCTAGCCAGAAGCTGCCTCCTCCACCTTCTGATCTTCCCAAGTGCTAAGCATTTCTCCCAAGGAGTTGTGGATTGGTTCTTGTTTTTCTAAATTTTATTTCTTGATCATATAATTTTGTTAAATGAGTAATACCCATATGTTGGATTGGCTCCAATCCAGCACTGGTAATTTTGTGTGTACTATGGCATTGTTCTGTTTTTGTATTGCTCTTCCTTTGGCTTGCCAATTGTTCAAGTCGAGAAGATTTCGTGACATTTACAGTTTTTGCACTGATTCACCAATAATATTCATCATTATTTTTCTGAACTTCGATTTGCTTTCTTGTTTATAGTATTCACTGTCTGTTGTAAAATCCATAGTTACACATTAGATTACTGAGTGACCAACAACATCCATATTTGATTTTCCAAAATTTGTTAGGTAACTGGGACTTTTCATAGGACTCTAGTTGTGTACAGCTGACCAGAGTGGAAAGAAGATTATGAACAATAATTTTGGTTTCGGAGAAAGAAAGAATGTAAAAACTGTTGTAAATAACGTGTTGTAAATTTTGAATTACTTGATTAAGAATAATTTAATAATTGCACGTATAGAGAGAATAAAAGTTGAAGAGAGAATTGTATTTTATTATGTTTCAGTATATTTGGTTTCAATAACTGGACGTCCTATTTATAGAGGTTGGTTGACAAGTCTTATCGAGGAAGTCTCTCAGAACATATCGAGGAAGACTTGCACAGCTTCTTAGAGAAGAAACTTAGTAAGGAAGAATTGTAAAGTTTATTAAGGAAGACTTACGAAACTTACTAGTGAAGAACTACGAAACTTATCaaagaggatttagatagcttcGTTAGTAAGACTTGTCAACCAATCTCTATAAATAGGACCTTCAGTTATTGAAACCATATATACCGAAACATATTGAAATACAATTCTCTCTTCAACTTTTATTCTCTTTATATGTGCAATTATTAAATTATTCATAATCAAGTAATTCAAGATCTACAATACGTTATTTacaacacgttatcagcacgagtATCTGCCCGAGCAAGCTTTATTTACGAAGGAGGTATTGTCCAAGTAAGCTCAGTCCACGAAGAAGGTATTACCCGAATAAGTTTCATTTAATGAAAGAGGTACATTTTAAACTTAatcatttgattctaattattatcGTTATTTATTCATATTACTATTTAAACGCTATAAAGATGGCTAGCCATCAAGTATTATCCAAAAGTTTTCTGGCTGGCTATGCTGTCGTAACTTTTGTATTAATCGTATCATAAATGTTATTATTTGGAAATAATTGTTTAAATATATTTGTGAAGCATTAcatcatattttaatatttattttacattCAGAATGGCAAATTTTGCAAAATTAGAGTTTGTTCCGTTGGATGTGTCTAGGGATAATTATTTATCTTGGGTACTCGATGCGAAATTACATCTTAGTGGTAACGGGTTAAAATACACCGTAAAATCAGGAAAGAGCCCAACTGTTGAACAAAATACTAAAGCTATCATTTTTCTTAGACACCACATCCATGAAAATTTGAAATATGAATATCTAACTATGAAAAATCCACTCACCCTTTGGACCAATCTCAAAGATAGGTTTGATCACCAAAAACTTGTCCATTTGCCGCATGCCCGTTATGACTAAATACATATAAGGTTGTAAGATTTTAAATCTGTCGCTGTATATAATTCTACCTTGTTCAAAATAAGCGCAAGACTGATTTTGTGTGGTAAAAATATTACTGATGTTGACATGATAGAAAAGACCCtttataacgacccgtatatttttgaattatttaaataggTGATTATTAAGGAAATGTATTAAATTGTTTCACTTTTATagtggatttaatgcaaacttattggtataaatatttgaagtgtctctaaaattgtttttatgattttataattacaataattatttttaggattttataaaattgagaaatcaatatttttattGATTATCTATCTTTAAATGTTTTCCTGATTTCTTTTACTCAtaaaaatctgtatttaattccagagtttct carries:
- the LOC141693901 gene encoding laccase-2-like; translated protein: MGTSLFSASAFLPALIFFMTSVCFAPEVVTATRAGITRHYKFNIRLQNVTRLCHTKSMVTVNGKFPGPRIIAREGDRMLIKVVNHVSNNISIHWHGIRQIQSGWADGPAYVTQCPIQSGQTYVYNYTIIGQRGTLWWHAHVSWLRASIYGPIVILPKHSVPYPFPKPDKEVPIMFGEWWNADTEAVISQALQTGGGPNVSDAYTINGFPGPLYNCSANETFKLKVKPGKTYLLRIINSALNDDLFFSIANHTLTVVEADAVYVKPFQTDILFITPGQTTNVLLKTKPLSHNATTFFMSARPYVTGQGTFDNSTVAGILQYENASSNNTNLPFPTFPPINGTSFVANFSNKFRSLANSQYPANVPQTVDKHFFFTVGLGTHPCPKNQTCQGPNNSSKFAASINNISLVLPTTAFLQAYFFGKSNGVYTTDFPTTPLMPFNYTGTPPNNTVVTNGTKLVVLPYNTTVELVMQDTSILGAESHPLHLHGFNFFIVGQGFGNYDAKKDPAKFNLIDPVERNTVGVPSGGWVVIRFRADNPGVWFMHCHFDVHLSWGLRTAWVVLDGKLPSQKLPPPPSDLPKC